From Symphalangus syndactylus isolate Jambi chromosome X, NHGRI_mSymSyn1-v2.1_pri, whole genome shotgun sequence, the proteins below share one genomic window:
- the PNPLA4 gene encoding patatin-like phospholipase domain-containing protein 4 isoform X4: MKHINLSFAACGFLGIYHLGAASALCRHGKKLLKDVKAFAGASAGSLVASVLLTAPEKIEECNQFTYKFAEEIRRQSFGAVTPGYDFMARLRSGMESILPPSAHELAQNRLHVSITNTKTRENHLVSTFSSREDLIKVLLASSFVPIYAGLKPVEYKGQKWVDGGLTNALPILPVGRTVTISPFSGRLDISPQDKGQLDLYVNIAKQDIMLSLANLVRLNQALFPPSKRKMESLYQCGFDDTVKFLLKENWFE; this comes from the exons ATGAAGCACATCAACCTATCATTTGCAGCGTGTGGATTTCTGGGCATTTACCACTTGGGGGCAGCATCTGCACTTTGCAGACATGGCAAAAAACTTCTGAAGGATGTCAAAGCCTTCGCTGGGGCGTCTGCGGGATCCTTGGTTGCTTCTGTTCTGCTAACAGCACCAGAAAAAATAGAG gaatGTAACCAATTTACCTACAAGTTTGCCGAAGAAATCAGAAGGCAGTCTTTCGGGGCAGTAACGCCCGGTTATGACTTCATGGCCCGACTGAG aagtggaatggagtcgatTCTTCCTCCCAGTGCTCACGAGCTGGCCCAGAACCGACTGCACGTATCCATCACCAACACCaaaaccagagaaaatcacttagtCTCCACTTTTTCCTCCAGGGAGGACCTCATTAAG GTCCTCCTAGCCAGCAGTTTTGTGCCCATTTATGCAGGACTGAAGCCAGTGGAATACAAAGGGCAG AAGTGGGTGGATGGAGGCCTCACCAACGCTCTTCCCATCCTGCCCGTCGGCCGGACAGTAACCATCTCCCCCTTCAGTGGACGACTGGACATCTCCCCGCAGGACAAAGGGCAGCTGGATCTGTATGTTAATATCGCCAAGCAGGATATCATG TTGTCCCTGGCAAACCTGGTGAGACTCAACCAAGCCCTTTTTCCCCCAAGCAAGAGGAAAATGGAATCTTTGTATCAGTGTGGTTTTGATGACACTGttaagtttttacttaaagaaaatTGGTTTGAATAA
- the PNPLA4 gene encoding patatin-like phospholipase domain-containing protein 4 isoform X2: MVVPPPPAKRFKGSREKTKCPCQLEFIRLFPANAAARMKHINLSFAACGFLGIYHLGAASALCRHGKKLLKDVKAFAGASAGSLVASVLLTAPEKIEECNQFTYKFAEEIRRQSFGAVTPGYDFMARLRSGMESILPPSAHELAQNRLHVSITNTKTRENHLVSTFSSREDLIKKWVDGGLTNALPILPVGRTVTISPFSGRLDISPQDKGQLDLYVNIAKQDIMLSLANLVRLNQALFPPSKRKMESLYQCGFDDTVKFLLKENWFE, encoded by the exons atGGTAGTGCCGCCCCCACCCGCAAAACGTTTCAAAGGGTCAAGAGAAAAGACCAAATGCCCTTGTCAACTGGAATTTATACGTCTGTTTCCTGCCAA TGCTGCAGCTAGAATGAAGCACATCAACCTATCATTTGCAGCGTGTGGATTTCTGGGCATTTACCACTTGGGGGCAGCATCTGCACTTTGCAGACATGGCAAAAAACTTCTGAAGGATGTCAAAGCCTTCGCTGGGGCGTCTGCGGGATCCTTGGTTGCTTCTGTTCTGCTAACAGCACCAGAAAAAATAGAG gaatGTAACCAATTTACCTACAAGTTTGCCGAAGAAATCAGAAGGCAGTCTTTCGGGGCAGTAACGCCCGGTTATGACTTCATGGCCCGACTGAG aagtggaatggagtcgatTCTTCCTCCCAGTGCTCACGAGCTGGCCCAGAACCGACTGCACGTATCCATCACCAACACCaaaaccagagaaaatcacttagtCTCCACTTTTTCCTCCAGGGAGGACCTCATTAAG AAGTGGGTGGATGGAGGCCTCACCAACGCTCTTCCCATCCTGCCCGTCGGCCGGACAGTAACCATCTCCCCCTTCAGTGGACGACTGGACATCTCCCCGCAGGACAAAGGGCAGCTGGATCTGTATGTTAATATCGCCAAGCAGGATATCATG TTGTCCCTGGCAAACCTGGTGAGACTCAACCAAGCCCTTTTTCCCCCAAGCAAGAGGAAAATGGAATCTTTGTATCAGTGTGGTTTTGATGACACTGttaagtttttacttaaagaaaatTGGTTTGAATAA
- the PNPLA4 gene encoding patatin-like phospholipase domain-containing protein 4 isoform X1: MVVPPPPAKRFKGSREKTKCPCQLEFIRLFPANAAARMKHINLSFAACGFLGIYHLGAASALCRHGKKLLKDVKAFAGASAGSLVASVLLTAPEKIEECNQFTYKFAEEIRRQSFGAVTPGYDFMARLRSGMESILPPSAHELAQNRLHVSITNTKTRENHLVSTFSSREDLIKVLLASSFVPIYAGLKPVEYKGQKWVDGGLTNALPILPVGRTVTISPFSGRLDISPQDKGQLDLYVNIAKQDIMLSLANLVRLNQALFPPSKRKMESLYQCGFDDTVKFLLKENWFE, encoded by the exons atGGTAGTGCCGCCCCCACCCGCAAAACGTTTCAAAGGGTCAAGAGAAAAGACCAAATGCCCTTGTCAACTGGAATTTATACGTCTGTTTCCTGCCAA TGCTGCAGCTAGAATGAAGCACATCAACCTATCATTTGCAGCGTGTGGATTTCTGGGCATTTACCACTTGGGGGCAGCATCTGCACTTTGCAGACATGGCAAAAAACTTCTGAAGGATGTCAAAGCCTTCGCTGGGGCGTCTGCGGGATCCTTGGTTGCTTCTGTTCTGCTAACAGCACCAGAAAAAATAGAG gaatGTAACCAATTTACCTACAAGTTTGCCGAAGAAATCAGAAGGCAGTCTTTCGGGGCAGTAACGCCCGGTTATGACTTCATGGCCCGACTGAG aagtggaatggagtcgatTCTTCCTCCCAGTGCTCACGAGCTGGCCCAGAACCGACTGCACGTATCCATCACCAACACCaaaaccagagaaaatcacttagtCTCCACTTTTTCCTCCAGGGAGGACCTCATTAAG GTCCTCCTAGCCAGCAGTTTTGTGCCCATTTATGCAGGACTGAAGCCAGTGGAATACAAAGGGCAG AAGTGGGTGGATGGAGGCCTCACCAACGCTCTTCCCATCCTGCCCGTCGGCCGGACAGTAACCATCTCCCCCTTCAGTGGACGACTGGACATCTCCCCGCAGGACAAAGGGCAGCTGGATCTGTATGTTAATATCGCCAAGCAGGATATCATG TTGTCCCTGGCAAACCTGGTGAGACTCAACCAAGCCCTTTTTCCCCCAAGCAAGAGGAAAATGGAATCTTTGTATCAGTGTGGTTTTGATGACACTGttaagtttttacttaaagaaaatTGGTTTGAATAA
- the PNPLA4 gene encoding patatin-like phospholipase domain-containing protein 4 isoform X3, which produces MVVPPPPAKRFKGSREKTKCPCQLEFIRLFPANAAARMKHINLSFAACGFLGIYHLGAASALCRHGKKLLKDVKAFAGASAGSLVASVLLTAPEKIEECNQFTYKFAEEIRRQSFGAVTPGYDFMARLRSGMESILPPSAHELAQNRLHVSITNTKTRENHLVSTFSSREDLIKVLLASSFVPIYAGLKPVEYKGQKWVDGGLTNALPILPVGRTVTISPFSGRLDISPQDKGQLDLYVNIAKQDIMSFYSSCPWQTW; this is translated from the exons atGGTAGTGCCGCCCCCACCCGCAAAACGTTTCAAAGGGTCAAGAGAAAAGACCAAATGCCCTTGTCAACTGGAATTTATACGTCTGTTTCCTGCCAA TGCTGCAGCTAGAATGAAGCACATCAACCTATCATTTGCAGCGTGTGGATTTCTGGGCATTTACCACTTGGGGGCAGCATCTGCACTTTGCAGACATGGCAAAAAACTTCTGAAGGATGTCAAAGCCTTCGCTGGGGCGTCTGCGGGATCCTTGGTTGCTTCTGTTCTGCTAACAGCACCAGAAAAAATAGAG gaatGTAACCAATTTACCTACAAGTTTGCCGAAGAAATCAGAAGGCAGTCTTTCGGGGCAGTAACGCCCGGTTATGACTTCATGGCCCGACTGAG aagtggaatggagtcgatTCTTCCTCCCAGTGCTCACGAGCTGGCCCAGAACCGACTGCACGTATCCATCACCAACACCaaaaccagagaaaatcacttagtCTCCACTTTTTCCTCCAGGGAGGACCTCATTAAG GTCCTCCTAGCCAGCAGTTTTGTGCCCATTTATGCAGGACTGAAGCCAGTGGAATACAAAGGGCAG AAGTGGGTGGATGGAGGCCTCACCAACGCTCTTCCCATCCTGCCCGTCGGCCGGACAGTAACCATCTCCCCCTTCAGTGGACGACTGGACATCTCCCCGCAGGACAAAGGGCAGCTGGATCTGTATGTTAATATCGCCAAGCAGGATATCATG tctttttattCTAGTTGTCCCTGGCAAACCTGGTGA